In the Xanthobacteraceae bacterium genome, GGCCTATGAAGCCATGAACAACGCGGGCGCTGCCGGCAGCCGCCTGATCGTGGTGCTCAACGACAACGACATGTCGATTGCGCCGCCGGTCGGCGCGATGTCGGCCTATTTCTCGCGGCTGATTTCCGGCCGCACCTACAACGCGCTGCGCGACGTCGGTAAGAAGGTGACGGCGAAGCTGCCGAAACGCATCGACGATCTGATCACGCGCGGCATCGAACACTGGCGCGGTTACATTACCGGCGGCACGCTGTTCGAGGAACTCGGCTTCAGCTATGTCGGCCCCATCGACGGCCACAACCTCGACCACCTGCTACCCGTCCTGAAGAACGTGCGCGACAACGAGCCGGGACCGGTGCTGGTCCATGTCGTCACGCAGAAGGGCAAGGGCTACGCGCCCGCCGAAGCGTCCGACGACAAGTATCATGGCGTCGTGAAGTTCGACGTGCGCACCGGCGCGCAGACGAAAGCGAAAGCGGGCGCGCCGTCCTACACCAAGGTATTCGCGGAATCGCTCATCAAGGAAGCGCGCAAGGACGACAAGATCGTCGCGATCACGGCGGCGATGCCTTCCGGTACCGGCCTCGACCTGTTCGGTAAGGAATTTCCGAACCGCACCTTCGACGTCGGCATCGCCGAGCAGCACGCCGTAACCTTCGCGGCGGGTCTGGCCACCGAAGGCTACAAGCCGTTTGCCGCGATCTATTCGACGTTCCTGCAACGCGCCTACGATCAGGTCGTGCATGACGTGGCGGTACAGAAACTTCCCGTGCGTTTTGCCATCGACCGCGCCGGACTGGTCGGCGCCGATGGCGCGACCCACGCCGGTTCGTTCGATGTTGCCTATCTCGCCTGTCTGCCGGACATGGTGGTGATGGCTGCGGCCGACGAAGCAGAACTCGTCCACATGGTCGCGACCGCGGCCGCGATCGACGACCGCCCGTCAGCGTTCCGTTATCCGCGCGGCGAGGGCACAGGCGTCGCGATGCCGGCGGAAGGCGTGCCGCTCGAAATCGGCAAGGGCCGTATCCTGCGCGAAGGCAACAAGGTCGCGCTGCTCTCGCTCGGCACGCGGCTCACGGAAGCGCTACGCGCGGCGGACGAACTGGCGGCGATGGGCCTGCCCGCGACGGTCGCGGATGCGCGCTTCGCAAAGCCGCTCGACCGCGATCTCGTCCTGCGGCTCGCACGCGAACATGAAGTGCTGATCACCATCGAGGAAGGCTCGGTTGGCGGCTTCGGCAGCCATGTGCTCGAACTGCTGGCGAAGGAAGGTGCGCTCGACAACGGCTTGAAGATCCGGCCGATGGTGTTGCCGGATATTTTCCAGGATCACGACTCGCCCGCGAAGATGTACGAACGTGCTGGACTCGACGCGCGTGGCATCGTCACAACCGTGCTTGCGGCGCTCGGTCGCGAAACTTCGATGCTCGGCGGCCGCAGCGCCTGATTTCAGTTTTTCGCGTTACAGGCGGCCGCAAACTGCTCGGCCTTGCGTCCGAGCGTTTTCAGCGACACGCCGACCTTGCGGCCCGGCAATTCGATGATCATCGTTTCGCCCGCTTTGAACATGTCGACCAGCATTTCCGTGCCGCGCAAGATTCCACCCACATCGAGACGCTTCTGCTTGGTGTCGGCGAAGGCGGTGCCTGCGATTTCCACGCGCTCTTTGCCGCTGTGCAGCCGCAGCCGCGCCGGATCGCCGCGCTTCGTGCCGGGCGAGGCGTTATGCGCCACTACGCGCACGGTGCCGCTGCCGGGCTGGCAGGAAAAAGCGATCAGGATGTCATCGCCCCTGCGCGCGCCGAACGAGAGCAGGGGACCGTCCGCGCTGCGTACATAGCGCCAGATGCGCGGCGAACCGTCGTCGTCACCGTCGATACGCGCTTCTTTCGGCTTCGCGCCTTTCTTGGTTTTGGCGGGCGCTTTGGCCTTCGGTTTTGCCTGCGCTTGCACAGCCTTATCGAATTGCGGCGGCGTGCCTGTAACCCATGCGCTGGCGGGGACGGCGAAAGCGATTGCAAACGCCAGCGGCATCCAGAAAAGCCGCACCGAAACAAACATGTTATCCTCGGAAAAGAACTTCACGGTCTTGCAATGCCAAGCCATGTAGCATCGCGCGTTACACTTCGCCAGCGTAACTGTGCAAAGCGGGCCATACCATGGCGCATAAACCGGCAGGCAGATGAGCAAGTCAGAACGCGCCGATAAACTTCTCGTGTCCCGCGGCTTCTTTGAAAGCCGCGAGCGCGCGCAGGCTGCCATCGAAGCCGGACTGGTGACGGCCGATGGCGCGAAAATCGGCAAACCATCGCAACAGATCGCGCAGGATGCGGAGATTTCCGCCCAAGCGGTACATCCATACGTTTCGCGCGGCGCACTGAAACTCGAAGCAGCCTTGAATCATTTCAAAATCGACCCGCGTGGAAAAGTTTGTCTCGATGTCGGCGCGTCAACGGGCGGATTTACCGAGATCCTGCTCGCGCGCGGCGCGGCGAAAGTTTATGCGGTCGATACCGGCACGGATCAGTTGCACACGCGGCTGCGCAACGACCCGCGCGTCGTCTCCTTCGAGCAGACCGACATCCGCAAGCTGGAAGAAGCGGCAATCCCCGACGAAGCCGCGCTCATCGTGATCGATGTCAGCTTCATTTCGCTGGAATTGGTGCTGCCACAGGCGCTCGCCTTCGCCGCACCTCACGCCGAACTGGTCGCGCTCATCAAGCCGCAATTCGAGGCGGGCCGCGAGCACGTGAAGAAAGGCATCGTGCGCGATCCGGCCGTGCACGATGCCGTGTGCCAGCGCGTTGAGTTACTGGTGGGACGGCAGGGTTGGCGGCTGCGTGGCACCATTCCGTCACCGATCACGGGAGGGGACGGCAACGCCGAGTTCCTGCTTTATGCGGAACACTAGGCTGCGCGTTTAGCCCGTCTTGCTGGCTTTGCCGTCATCTGTCCTTCGCAGAGCGGGTGCAAGCAAATCAGCCTTTCTATTGCCGCAAGGTGAGCTACAAGTCCCGCATCCATGCATGGCATGACTCCCATACCTGCCGCCGGAACTCCGGGCGGCCTCAGCCCTTGGCGCGCCGAGCTGACCGAGACGATCCGGCTTGCCTTGCCGATCGCGCTGACCCAGCTCGGCCAGGTCGCGATGATGACGACCGATCTCGCGCTGGTCGGCCGCCTCGGCGGCGATGCTATTGCGGGTGCCGCGCTGGCGCAGGTGATCCTGTTTGCCGCGTTCGTGCTTGGCATGGGTCTGGTTTCCGCGGTTGCGCCGCTCGCCGCGCAGTCCTTTGGCGCGCGCGAACCGCGCATGGTGCGCCGCTCGTTGCGCGTCGGGCTGTGGGCCGCGACGCTGCTCGGCATCCCGATGACCGCAGGCCAACTTTGGGGCGAGGAATTGCTGCTCGCGCTCGGACAGGAAAAGCAGGTCGCAGCATTCGCCGCAGAATATCTCCGTGGACTCGCGTGGAGCCTCATTCCGGCGTGGTGGTTCATCGCCATTCGCGGTTTCATGGGCGCGGTGAACCGGCCTGAGCCTGCGCTCTGGATTACGCTTGCCGCCGTCCCCGCAAATTTCGCAATTGCCTACGTGCTGATCTTCGGCACGTTCGGCGCGCCCGAACTCGGCATTCTCGGCGCGGGCGTTGCGACCACCGTGGTCAATCTCGGCATGTGCGCGGCAGCGTTATGGGTTTGCTATCGCCAGCGCCCGTTTAAGAAGTATCAGGTGCTTGGAAAGTTCTGGCGCTCCGACGGCCACCTGATGAAACAACTGATCGTTGTCGGCGCGCCGATGTCGGGCACGTTCCTGCTCGAATACGGCTTGTTCGGCGGCGCGGGACTGATCGTCGGCCTGTTCGGTGCGAGCGCGCTCGCGGCGCACCAGATCGCGCTGCAGATCGCCGCCGTGCTGTTCATGATTCCGTTCGGTATCGCGATGGCCGCGACCGTCCGCGTCGGGCAGGAAGCGGGCCGGAAAAACCCGGAAGGCGCACGCCGTGCGGGCTTCGTCGCGGTCGGGCTTTCGTTCGCGTTCATGTTCGTGATGACGGTCGTGGTGATGCTGGGCCGCAACGTCGCACCGCTGTTCTTCATGGACTCGTACATGAAGGACGTGGAGCAGATTGTCGCGATTGCCTCGTGGCTGCTGGTTCTCGGCTCCACCTTCTTCGTTGCGGATGGCGTACAGACGGCGGCGGCGGGCGCATTGCGCGGCCTGAACGACACGCGCGTGCCGCTTCTGTTCGCGGGACTCAGTTTCTGGATCGTCGGCTTTGGCGCGCTCTATTTGCTCGCGTTCCCGCTGAAGCTCGGCGTCACCGGGGTCTGGATCGGTTTCACCATCGGCCTGCTGGTCTATGCCGCGCTGCTGGTCTGGCGTTTCCATGCGCTGACGGCGCGGGGCTATATCCCCGAGGCGCCGAAGGCCGAGCACGTCGCCCACGGCAAGCCGCTTCCTGCCGAGTAAATTCGCCGCTATCCCTGCTGCCATGATCGACGAGGAAGTACGGATCGATTCCATTGGCCGACAAGGCGATGGCGTGGCGGAGACGGCGGATGGCCGCGTCCATGTCGCGTACACGCTGCCGGGAGAGCGCGTGCGCATTCGGCGCGACAGCGAACGCGGCACGCTCCTCGAAATCATCGAGCCTTCGCTGGATCGGATCGCGCCGGTTTGCAAACATTTCGGCGTGTGCGGCGGCTGCGCGCTCCAGCACTGGGCGGACGCGCCTTATCTCGCGTGGAAGCGCGAGATCGTCGTAGCCGCGCTGAACCGCGCAGGCGTAGAGACGGCAATCGGCGCAATCGAGCCACAGAACAAAAGCGGCCGCTGGCGCGCAGTGTTCCACGCGGGGCGTAAGGAAAAACCGGAAGCGGTGGGATTCGCCGAACGCCGCTCGCACAGGATTGTCGAGATCGAGGAGTGTCCGGTGCTGTCGCCGGAACTGGAGAAATCGCTTCCCGTCGCGCGCGAGCTTGCTGCGATCCTCGCGCCAACAGGAAAACCGCTCGATCTGCACTTCACGCATACGGGCAGCCTCGACATCGACATTCGCGGGCCGGGAAAATTACCGGAGAAGATCGAGGCGAAGCTGGTCGCTTTCGCAGCGAAGAAGGTGCTGCCGCGCATTTCGTT is a window encoding:
- a CDS encoding TlyA family RNA methyltransferase, with the protein product MSKSERADKLLVSRGFFESRERAQAAIEAGLVTADGAKIGKPSQQIAQDAEISAQAVHPYVSRGALKLEAALNHFKIDPRGKVCLDVGASTGGFTEILLARGAAKVYAVDTGTDQLHTRLRNDPRVVSFEQTDIRKLEEAAIPDEAALIVIDVSFISLELVLPQALAFAAPHAELVALIKPQFEAGREHVKKGIVRDPAVHDAVCQRVELLVGRQGWRLRGTIPSPITGGDGNAEFLLYAEH
- the dxs gene encoding 1-deoxy-D-xylulose-5-phosphate synthase produces the protein MNEVSPPSRTPLLDKVPTPQALRTLAEGDLRQLADELRTETIDAVSVTGGHLGAGLGVVELTVALHYVFDTPRDRLIWDVGHQAYPHKIITGRRDRIRTLRMGGGLSGFTKRSESVYDTFGAGHASTSISAGFGMAVARDLNGDNRNVICVIGDGSMSAGMAYEAMNNAGAAGSRLIVVLNDNDMSIAPPVGAMSAYFSRLISGRTYNALRDVGKKVTAKLPKRIDDLITRGIEHWRGYITGGTLFEELGFSYVGPIDGHNLDHLLPVLKNVRDNEPGPVLVHVVTQKGKGYAPAEASDDKYHGVVKFDVRTGAQTKAKAGAPSYTKVFAESLIKEARKDDKIVAITAAMPSGTGLDLFGKEFPNRTFDVGIAEQHAVTFAAGLATEGYKPFAAIYSTFLQRAYDQVVHDVAVQKLPVRFAIDRAGLVGADGATHAGSFDVAYLACLPDMVVMAAADEAELVHMVATAAAIDDRPSAFRYPRGEGTGVAMPAEGVPLEIGKGRILREGNKVALLSLGTRLTEALRAADELAAMGLPATVADARFAKPLDRDLVLRLAREHEVLITIEEGSVGGFGSHVLELLAKEGALDNGLKIRPMVLPDIFQDHDSPAKMYERAGLDARGIVTTVLAALGRETSMLGGRSA
- a CDS encoding MATE family efflux transporter yields the protein MHGMTPIPAAGTPGGLSPWRAELTETIRLALPIALTQLGQVAMMTTDLALVGRLGGDAIAGAALAQVILFAAFVLGMGLVSAVAPLAAQSFGAREPRMVRRSLRVGLWAATLLGIPMTAGQLWGEELLLALGQEKQVAAFAAEYLRGLAWSLIPAWWFIAIRGFMGAVNRPEPALWITLAAVPANFAIAYVLIFGTFGAPELGILGAGVATTVVNLGMCAAALWVCYRQRPFKKYQVLGKFWRSDGHLMKQLIVVGAPMSGTFLLEYGLFGGAGLIVGLFGASALAAHQIALQIAAVLFMIPFGIAMAATVRVGQEAGRKNPEGARRAGFVAVGLSFAFMFVMTVVVMLGRNVAPLFFMDSYMKDVEQIVAIASWLLVLGSTFFVADGVQTAAAGALRGLNDTRVPLLFAGLSFWIVGFGALYLLAFPLKLGVTGVWIGFTIGLLVYAALLVWRFHALTARGYIPEAPKAEHVAHGKPLPAE
- a CDS encoding class I SAM-dependent RNA methyltransferase: MIDEEVRIDSIGRQGDGVAETADGRVHVAYTLPGERVRIRRDSERGTLLEIIEPSLDRIAPVCKHFGVCGGCALQHWADAPYLAWKREIVVAALNRAGVETAIGAIEPQNKSGRWRAVFHAGRKEKPEAVGFAERRSHRIVEIEECPVLSPELEKSLPVARELAAILAPTGKPLDLHFTHTGSLDIDIRGPGKLPEKIEAKLVAFAAKKVLPRISLHGVPVTQVSAPGLKIGRAFVKLPPGPFLQATHDAERALGEKVLAAANGAKTAMDLFCGIGTFALRLAEKAKVAAFDSDLRAIAALNEAAKAPGLKPVNASVRDLFRWPLVADELKKFDFVVLDPPRQGAEAQCREIAKSKLRRLAYVSCDADTFARDAKILRDAGFALESVTPVDQFRYSPHVEVVGVFAR